One window from the genome of Emys orbicularis isolate rEmyOrb1 chromosome 10, rEmyOrb1.hap1, whole genome shotgun sequence encodes:
- the LOC135884555 gene encoding cytochrome P450 2W1, which produces MAFFMPFISDPAVICLLCALLLLGAFYFSAGSKNSPLKLPPGPPPLPIIGNLHLLDIRRQDKSLLKLAEKYGPVFTLHFGSQKAVVLTGYEAVKEALVNFTDEFVDRPPIPIFEQIQHGNGVFFSNGELWRTTRRFTVSTMRNLGMGKKLIEEKILEELHLLIETIKSSRGEPFSLKSFNAAPTNITFLMLFGDRFDYKDPTFVTLLRLIDEVMVLLGSPFLHFFNFYPFLGLFLKTHKILLKKIEDVRIILRNYIQISRQDLSENSLSYIDALVFKQHQETNKKDSLFHDENIIASVLDLVMAGTETTATTLQWAILLMMKYPEIQKKVQEEIGTVVQSGSQATYEDRKNMPFTNAVIHEVQRFITLLPHVPRCTSVDTHFRGYFLPKGITVIPSLTSVLLDKTQWETPHEFNPNHFLDADGKFIKKEAFLPFSTGRRNCIGESLAKMELFLFFVGLLQTFTFQPPPGLTEADLDLAVPQTTFTLRPQPQSACVVLCE; this is translated from the exons atggcttttttcatGCCGTTTATTTCTGATCCTGCAGTAATTTGTCTGCTGTGTGCACTGCTTTTATtaggtgcattttatttttcagctGGCTCTAAAAACTCACCTTTGAAACTGCCTCCTGGTCCACCTCCTCTTCCGATCATTGGTAACCTGCATTTGCTGGATATTAGACGGCAAGATAAGTCACTATTGAAg CTAGCAGAAAAATACGGGCCAGTGTTCACCCTCCACTTTGGGTCCCAGAAAGCTGTGGTCCTGACTGGATACGAAGCCGTGAAGGAGGCGCTCGTGAACTTCACAGATGAATTTGTAGACCGACCCCCCATTCCAATATTTGAACAAATCCAGCATGGAAATG GTGTATTCTTTTCTAATGGAGAGCTGTGGAGAACGACACGAAGATTCACTGTGTCAACCATGCGCAACCTTGGAATGGGGAAAAAGCTGATAGAGGAAAAAATTCTTGAAGAGCTTCATTTACTTATTGAGACAATCAAATCTTCCAGAG GTGAGCCATTTAGCCTCAAGTCATTTAACGCTGCTCCAACCAACATCACCTTTCTTATGCTGTTTGGGGACCGGTTTGACTACAAAGACCCAACCTTTGTCACTCTGTTAAGACTCATAGATGAAGTTATGGTTCTTCTTGGATCTCCATTCTTGCAT TTTTTTAATTTCTACCCATTCCTTGGATTATTTCTCAAAACCCACAagattttacttaaaaaaatagaAGATGTGCGCATCATTTTAAGGAATTACATCCAGATCAGCAGACAAGATCTCAGCGAGAACTCTCTGAGCTACATTGATGCATTAGTGTTCAAGCAGCACCAG GAGACAAACAAGAAAGACAGCCTGTTTCATGATGAAAACATAATAGCATCTGTACTTGACCTGGTCATGGCTGGAACTGAGACAACTGCCACAACCTTGCAATGGGCCATCCTACTGATGATGAAATATCCAGAGATCCAAA AAAAGGTACAAGAGGAGATTGGGACTGTTGTCCAATCAGGAAGCCAGGCCACATATGAAGACCGGAAAAACATGCCATTTACAAATGCGGTGATACATGAAGTGCAGCGATTCATCACCCTGCTGCCACATGTTCCACGGTGCACATCTGTTGATACACATTTCAGAGGCTACTTCCTCCCCAAG GGAATAACCGTGATTCCTTCCCTCACCTCGGTGCTGCTGGATAAAACACAGTGGGAGACACCACATGAGTTTAACCCCAACCACTTTCTTGATGCTGATGGGAAGTTTATAAAGAAAGAAGCTTTCCTTCCATTCTCCACAG GGCGCAGGAATTGCATTGGAGAAAGTCTGGCCAAGATGGAGCTGTTTCTGTTCTTTGTAGGGTTGCTGCAGACGTTTACTTTCCAACCCCCGCCAGGGCTCACAGAAGCAGACCTGGACCTTGCAGTTCCTCAGACTACTTTTACTTTAAGACCACAACCTCAGTCAGCCTGTGTTGTTCTGTGTGAATAA